A genomic segment from Glycine soja cultivar W05 chromosome 18, ASM419377v2, whole genome shotgun sequence encodes:
- the LOC114394722 gene encoding WEB family protein At4g27595, chloroplastic-like isoform X2: MEDDKRRRKNKKKKNKQNKNVENGVGETANRDQNLLSNGKDEHTNLSKTANEQSSNVDLNGVGETLSRDHNLVNNGKDEPANLSGVADEQCMDADRNGVVETPNSDQNLVKSGKDENIPSLEFADGQSTNMDSNGHPPNGKECAISEETIRKLKEENDIHIQKETLSKETIRKLKAENDMHIQKEAIMEETIRKLTEQNDMHMQKEIASEETIRKLKEKHDMDVQKEAISEDTIRNLKEKNDVHVQKEETIKKLKEENEVHIQEEAISKETIKKLKEENDKLLQKVVSLEEVINNLQTDNELQTQKHTSLEMRIAQLQSENNSLLQKEAGLVEKTNQLLNEKVVLSLKAESLERKINLLENELSSFSEKEVGLETRIAQLQSENNSLLQKEATLVERTNQLLNEKAVLSLKGESLEQKIYLLESDLNSLVKKENSTKETISNLNGNIAVLQAQVEELEESRNNLFLENQQLREKVSSLQSTVQNHENSNTSSCSWDASVKDLASENEDLKSEIEAAFTLVEKLMAENAELVEKVTELCVELDHRSAEVGHSGVTESNGMTEFVKPTGVAIPLPESAEYASVSSPKLNSLEETSVKDNGNSNDAKHVVGVTSNSSLVSADDAGEIVQIPLDDNEIQDIELQDAKNVENDADAVPITDAPLIGAPFRLISFVANFVSGADLVNQSSSNTAR, from the exons ATGGAGGATGacaagaggaggaggaagaacaagaagaagaagaacaagcaGAACAAGAATGTGGAAAATGGGGTGGGAGAAACTGCTAATAGGGATCAGAATCTGCTGAGTAATGGAAAGGATGAGCATACTAATCTTTCCAAGACTGCAAATGAGCAAAGCTCGAATGTCGATTTGAATGGGGTTGGAGAGACATTAAGTAGGGATCACAATCTGGTAAATAATGGTAAGGATGAACCTGCTAATCTTTCAGGAGTCGCTGATGAGCAATGCATGGATGCAGATCGGAATGGGGTTGTTGAAACCCCCAATAGTGATCAAAATCTGGTGAAAAGTGGAAAGGATGAGAATATTCCATCATTAGAGTTTGCAGATGGGCAAAGTACTAATAtggattcaaatggtcatccgcCAAATGGTAAAGAATGT GCTATATCAGAAGAGACAATCAGgaaattaaaagaagagaatGATATACATATTCAGAAAGAG ACTTTATCAAAAGAGACAATCAGGAAATTAAAGGCAGAAAATGATATGCACATTCAGAAGGAG GCCATAATGGAAGAGACAATCAGAAAATTGACAGAACAAAATGACATGCATATGCAGAAAGag ATTGCATCAGAAGAGACTAtcagaaaattaaaagaaaaacatgatatGGATGTTCAGAAAGAG GCCATATCAGAAGATACAATtagaaatttgaaagaaaaaaatgatgtgcACGTGCAGAAAGAG gagacaataaaaaaattgaaagaagaaaatgaagtgcACATTCAGGAAGAG GCCATATCAAAGGAGACAATTAAAAAActcaaagaagaaaatgataaactaCTTCAGAAAGTG GTTTCCTTGGAAGAGGTCATCAATAATTTACAAACTGATAATGAATTGCAGACACAAAAACAT ACTAGTCTGGAAATGAGAATTGCACAATTGCAAAGTGAGAATAATTCCTTACTTCAAAAAGAG GCTGGATTGGTGGAAAAAACTAATCAGTTGCTGAATGAAAAGGTAGTTTTGAGCCTGAAAGCT GAGagtttagagagaaaaataaatcttCTGGAGAATGAGTTGAGTTCTTTTAGTGAGAAAGAG GTTGGACTTGAAACAAGAATTGCACAATTGCAGAGTGAGAATAATTCCTTACTTCAAAAAGAG GCTACATTGGTGGAAAGAACCAATCAATTGCTGAATGAAAAGGCAGTTTTGAGCCTGAAAGGG GAGAgtttagaacaaaaaatatatcttctgGAAAGcgatttgaattctttagtcAAGAAGGAG AATTCAACTAAAGAAACTATTTCAAACCTGAATGGAAACATTGCTGTGCTACAAGCGCAG GTGGAAGAATTGGAGGAGTCCAGGAATAatctttttctagaaaaccAGCAATTGAGGGAAAAAGTGTCGAGTCTTCAGTCAACGGTCCAAAATCATGAAAACAGTAACACTTCTTCCTGCTCATGGGATGCATCTGTAAAG GATCTTGCTTCTGAAAACGAGGACTTGAAGTCTGAAATTGAAGCAGCCTTTACGTTGGTGGAGAAATTGATGGCTGAAAATGCAGAACTTGTTGAGAAG GTCACCGAGTTATGTGTTGAGCTGGATCACCGAAGTGCAGAAGTCGGACATTCTGGAGTCACTGAATCCAATGGGATGACTGAATTTGTTAAACCTACTGGTGTTGCCATTCCTCTACCAGAATCTGCTGAGTATGCGTCTGTATCATCCCCCAAGTTGAATTCATTGGAAGAGACTTCAGTGAAGGATAATGGTAACTCTAATGATGCTAAGCATGTTGTTGGGGTAACGTCAAACTCGTCGTTGGTATCGGCTGATGATGCTGGAGAAATCGTGCAAATTCCATTGGATGATAATGAAATACAAGATATAGAGTTGCAGGATGCTAAGAATGTGGAAAATGATGCTGATGCTGTGCCAATCACAGATGCTCCCCTTATCGGTGCTCCATTTCGTTTGATATCATTTGTTGCTAATTTTGTTAGTGGTGCTGACTTGGTTAACCAAAGCTCTTCAAACACTGCTCGTTGA
- the LOC114394722 gene encoding WEB family protein At4g27595, chloroplastic-like isoform X4 — MEDDKRRRKNKKKKNKQNKNVENGVGETANRDQNLLSNGKDEHTNLSKTANEQSSNVDLNGVGETLSRDHNLVNNGKDEPANLSGVADEQCMDADRNGVVETPNSDQNLVKSGKDENIPSLEFADGQSTNMDSNGHPPNGKECAISEETIRKLKEENDIHIQKETLSKETIRKLKAENDMHIQKEAIMEETIRKLTEQNDMHMQKEAISEDTIRNLKEKNDVHVQKETLSQETIKKLKEENEVHIQEEAISKETIKKLKEENDKLLQKVVSLEEVINNLQTDNELQTQKHTSLEMRIAQLQSENNSLLQKEAGLVEKTNQLLNEKVVLSLKAESLERKINLLENELSSFSEKEVGLETRIAQLQSENNSLLQKEATLVERTNQLLNEKAVLSLKGESLEQKIYLLESDLNSLVKKENSTKETISNLNGNIAVLQAQVEELEESRNNLFLENQQLREKVSSLQSTVQNHENSNTSSCSWDASVKDLASENEDLKSEIEAAFTLVEKLMAENAELVEKVTELCVELDHRSAEVGHSGVTESNGMTEFVKPTGVAIPLPESAEYASVSSPKLNSLEETSVKDNGNSNDAKHVVGVTSNSSLVSADDAGEIVQIPLDDNEIQDIELQDAKNVENDADAVPITDAPLIGAPFRLISFVANFVSGADLVNQSSSNTAR; from the exons ATGGAGGATGacaagaggaggaggaagaacaagaagaagaagaacaagcaGAACAAGAATGTGGAAAATGGGGTGGGAGAAACTGCTAATAGGGATCAGAATCTGCTGAGTAATGGAAAGGATGAGCATACTAATCTTTCCAAGACTGCAAATGAGCAAAGCTCGAATGTCGATTTGAATGGGGTTGGAGAGACATTAAGTAGGGATCACAATCTGGTAAATAATGGTAAGGATGAACCTGCTAATCTTTCAGGAGTCGCTGATGAGCAATGCATGGATGCAGATCGGAATGGGGTTGTTGAAACCCCCAATAGTGATCAAAATCTGGTGAAAAGTGGAAAGGATGAGAATATTCCATCATTAGAGTTTGCAGATGGGCAAAGTACTAATAtggattcaaatggtcatccgcCAAATGGTAAAGAATGT GCTATATCAGAAGAGACAATCAGgaaattaaaagaagagaatGATATACATATTCAGAAAGAG ACTTTATCAAAAGAGACAATCAGGAAATTAAAGGCAGAAAATGATATGCACATTCAGAAGGAG GCCATAATGGAAGAGACAATCAGAAAATTGACAGAACAAAATGACATGCATATGCAGAAAGag GCCATATCAGAAGATACAATtagaaatttgaaagaaaaaaatgatgtgcACGTGCAGAAAGAG ACCCTATCACAggagacaataaaaaaattgaaagaagaaaatgaagtgcACATTCAGGAAGAG GCCATATCAAAGGAGACAATTAAAAAActcaaagaagaaaatgataaactaCTTCAGAAAGTG GTTTCCTTGGAAGAGGTCATCAATAATTTACAAACTGATAATGAATTGCAGACACAAAAACAT ACTAGTCTGGAAATGAGAATTGCACAATTGCAAAGTGAGAATAATTCCTTACTTCAAAAAGAG GCTGGATTGGTGGAAAAAACTAATCAGTTGCTGAATGAAAAGGTAGTTTTGAGCCTGAAAGCT GAGagtttagagagaaaaataaatcttCTGGAGAATGAGTTGAGTTCTTTTAGTGAGAAAGAG GTTGGACTTGAAACAAGAATTGCACAATTGCAGAGTGAGAATAATTCCTTACTTCAAAAAGAG GCTACATTGGTGGAAAGAACCAATCAATTGCTGAATGAAAAGGCAGTTTTGAGCCTGAAAGGG GAGAgtttagaacaaaaaatatatcttctgGAAAGcgatttgaattctttagtcAAGAAGGAG AATTCAACTAAAGAAACTATTTCAAACCTGAATGGAAACATTGCTGTGCTACAAGCGCAG GTGGAAGAATTGGAGGAGTCCAGGAATAatctttttctagaaaaccAGCAATTGAGGGAAAAAGTGTCGAGTCTTCAGTCAACGGTCCAAAATCATGAAAACAGTAACACTTCTTCCTGCTCATGGGATGCATCTGTAAAG GATCTTGCTTCTGAAAACGAGGACTTGAAGTCTGAAATTGAAGCAGCCTTTACGTTGGTGGAGAAATTGATGGCTGAAAATGCAGAACTTGTTGAGAAG GTCACCGAGTTATGTGTTGAGCTGGATCACCGAAGTGCAGAAGTCGGACATTCTGGAGTCACTGAATCCAATGGGATGACTGAATTTGTTAAACCTACTGGTGTTGCCATTCCTCTACCAGAATCTGCTGAGTATGCGTCTGTATCATCCCCCAAGTTGAATTCATTGGAAGAGACTTCAGTGAAGGATAATGGTAACTCTAATGATGCTAAGCATGTTGTTGGGGTAACGTCAAACTCGTCGTTGGTATCGGCTGATGATGCTGGAGAAATCGTGCAAATTCCATTGGATGATAATGAAATACAAGATATAGAGTTGCAGGATGCTAAGAATGTGGAAAATGATGCTGATGCTGTGCCAATCACAGATGCTCCCCTTATCGGTGCTCCATTTCGTTTGATATCATTTGTTGCTAATTTTGTTAGTGGTGCTGACTTGGTTAACCAAAGCTCTTCAAACACTGCTCGTTGA
- the LOC114394722 gene encoding WEB family protein At4g27595, chloroplastic-like isoform X5 has translation MEDDKRRRKNKKKKNKQNKNVENGVGETANRDQNLLSNGKDEHTNLSKTANEQSSNVDLNGVGETLSRDHNLVNNGKDEPANLSGVADEQCMDADRNGVVETPNSDQNLVKSGKDENIPSLEFADGQSTNMDSNGHPPNGKECAISEETIRKLKEENDIHIQKETLSKETIRKLKAENDMHIQKEAIMEETIRKLTEQNDMHMQKEAISEDTIRNLKEKNDVHVQKEETIKKLKEENEVHIQEEAISKETIKKLKEENDKLLQKVVSLEEVINNLQTDNELQTQKHTSLEMRIAQLQSENNSLLQKEAGLVEKTNQLLNEKVVLSLKAESLERKINLLENELSSFSEKEVGLETRIAQLQSENNSLLQKEATLVERTNQLLNEKAVLSLKGESLEQKIYLLESDLNSLVKKENSTKETISNLNGNIAVLQAQVEELEESRNNLFLENQQLREKVSSLQSTVQNHENSNTSSCSWDASVKDLASENEDLKSEIEAAFTLVEKLMAENAELVEKVTELCVELDHRSAEVGHSGVTESNGMTEFVKPTGVAIPLPESAEYASVSSPKLNSLEETSVKDNGNSNDAKHVVGVTSNSSLVSADDAGEIVQIPLDDNEIQDIELQDAKNVENDADAVPITDAPLIGAPFRLISFVANFVSGADLVNQSSSNTAR, from the exons ATGGAGGATGacaagaggaggaggaagaacaagaagaagaagaacaagcaGAACAAGAATGTGGAAAATGGGGTGGGAGAAACTGCTAATAGGGATCAGAATCTGCTGAGTAATGGAAAGGATGAGCATACTAATCTTTCCAAGACTGCAAATGAGCAAAGCTCGAATGTCGATTTGAATGGGGTTGGAGAGACATTAAGTAGGGATCACAATCTGGTAAATAATGGTAAGGATGAACCTGCTAATCTTTCAGGAGTCGCTGATGAGCAATGCATGGATGCAGATCGGAATGGGGTTGTTGAAACCCCCAATAGTGATCAAAATCTGGTGAAAAGTGGAAAGGATGAGAATATTCCATCATTAGAGTTTGCAGATGGGCAAAGTACTAATAtggattcaaatggtcatccgcCAAATGGTAAAGAATGT GCTATATCAGAAGAGACAATCAGgaaattaaaagaagagaatGATATACATATTCAGAAAGAG ACTTTATCAAAAGAGACAATCAGGAAATTAAAGGCAGAAAATGATATGCACATTCAGAAGGAG GCCATAATGGAAGAGACAATCAGAAAATTGACAGAACAAAATGACATGCATATGCAGAAAGag GCCATATCAGAAGATACAATtagaaatttgaaagaaaaaaatgatgtgcACGTGCAGAAAGAG gagacaataaaaaaattgaaagaagaaaatgaagtgcACATTCAGGAAGAG GCCATATCAAAGGAGACAATTAAAAAActcaaagaagaaaatgataaactaCTTCAGAAAGTG GTTTCCTTGGAAGAGGTCATCAATAATTTACAAACTGATAATGAATTGCAGACACAAAAACAT ACTAGTCTGGAAATGAGAATTGCACAATTGCAAAGTGAGAATAATTCCTTACTTCAAAAAGAG GCTGGATTGGTGGAAAAAACTAATCAGTTGCTGAATGAAAAGGTAGTTTTGAGCCTGAAAGCT GAGagtttagagagaaaaataaatcttCTGGAGAATGAGTTGAGTTCTTTTAGTGAGAAAGAG GTTGGACTTGAAACAAGAATTGCACAATTGCAGAGTGAGAATAATTCCTTACTTCAAAAAGAG GCTACATTGGTGGAAAGAACCAATCAATTGCTGAATGAAAAGGCAGTTTTGAGCCTGAAAGGG GAGAgtttagaacaaaaaatatatcttctgGAAAGcgatttgaattctttagtcAAGAAGGAG AATTCAACTAAAGAAACTATTTCAAACCTGAATGGAAACATTGCTGTGCTACAAGCGCAG GTGGAAGAATTGGAGGAGTCCAGGAATAatctttttctagaaaaccAGCAATTGAGGGAAAAAGTGTCGAGTCTTCAGTCAACGGTCCAAAATCATGAAAACAGTAACACTTCTTCCTGCTCATGGGATGCATCTGTAAAG GATCTTGCTTCTGAAAACGAGGACTTGAAGTCTGAAATTGAAGCAGCCTTTACGTTGGTGGAGAAATTGATGGCTGAAAATGCAGAACTTGTTGAGAAG GTCACCGAGTTATGTGTTGAGCTGGATCACCGAAGTGCAGAAGTCGGACATTCTGGAGTCACTGAATCCAATGGGATGACTGAATTTGTTAAACCTACTGGTGTTGCCATTCCTCTACCAGAATCTGCTGAGTATGCGTCTGTATCATCCCCCAAGTTGAATTCATTGGAAGAGACTTCAGTGAAGGATAATGGTAACTCTAATGATGCTAAGCATGTTGTTGGGGTAACGTCAAACTCGTCGTTGGTATCGGCTGATGATGCTGGAGAAATCGTGCAAATTCCATTGGATGATAATGAAATACAAGATATAGAGTTGCAGGATGCTAAGAATGTGGAAAATGATGCTGATGCTGTGCCAATCACAGATGCTCCCCTTATCGGTGCTCCATTTCGTTTGATATCATTTGTTGCTAATTTTGTTAGTGGTGCTGACTTGGTTAACCAAAGCTCTTCAAACACTGCTCGTTGA
- the LOC114394722 gene encoding WEB family protein At4g27595, chloroplastic-like isoform X6, with product MEDDKRRRKNKKKKNKQNKNVENGVGETANRDQNLLSNGKDEHTNLSKTANEQSSNVDLNGVGETLSRDHNLVNNGKDEPANLSGVADEQCMDADRNGVVETPNSDQNLVKSGKDENIPSLEFADGQSTNMDSNGHPPNGKECAISEETIRKLKEENDIHIQKETLSKETIRKLKAENDMHIQKEAIMEETIRKLTEQNDMHMQKETLSQETIKKLKEENEVHIQEEAISKETIKKLKEENDKLLQKVVSLEEVINNLQTDNELQTQKHTSLEMRIAQLQSENNSLLQKEAGLVEKTNQLLNEKVVLSLKAESLERKINLLENELSSFSEKEVGLETRIAQLQSENNSLLQKEATLVERTNQLLNEKAVLSLKGESLEQKIYLLESDLNSLVKKENSTKETISNLNGNIAVLQAQVEELEESRNNLFLENQQLREKVSSLQSTVQNHENSNTSSCSWDASVKDLASENEDLKSEIEAAFTLVEKLMAENAELVEKVTELCVELDHRSAEVGHSGVTESNGMTEFVKPTGVAIPLPESAEYASVSSPKLNSLEETSVKDNGNSNDAKHVVGVTSNSSLVSADDAGEIVQIPLDDNEIQDIELQDAKNVENDADAVPITDAPLIGAPFRLISFVANFVSGADLVNQSSSNTAR from the exons ATGGAGGATGacaagaggaggaggaagaacaagaagaagaagaacaagcaGAACAAGAATGTGGAAAATGGGGTGGGAGAAACTGCTAATAGGGATCAGAATCTGCTGAGTAATGGAAAGGATGAGCATACTAATCTTTCCAAGACTGCAAATGAGCAAAGCTCGAATGTCGATTTGAATGGGGTTGGAGAGACATTAAGTAGGGATCACAATCTGGTAAATAATGGTAAGGATGAACCTGCTAATCTTTCAGGAGTCGCTGATGAGCAATGCATGGATGCAGATCGGAATGGGGTTGTTGAAACCCCCAATAGTGATCAAAATCTGGTGAAAAGTGGAAAGGATGAGAATATTCCATCATTAGAGTTTGCAGATGGGCAAAGTACTAATAtggattcaaatggtcatccgcCAAATGGTAAAGAATGT GCTATATCAGAAGAGACAATCAGgaaattaaaagaagagaatGATATACATATTCAGAAAGAG ACTTTATCAAAAGAGACAATCAGGAAATTAAAGGCAGAAAATGATATGCACATTCAGAAGGAG GCCATAATGGAAGAGACAATCAGAAAATTGACAGAACAAAATGACATGCATATGCAGAAAGag ACCCTATCACAggagacaataaaaaaattgaaagaagaaaatgaagtgcACATTCAGGAAGAG GCCATATCAAAGGAGACAATTAAAAAActcaaagaagaaaatgataaactaCTTCAGAAAGTG GTTTCCTTGGAAGAGGTCATCAATAATTTACAAACTGATAATGAATTGCAGACACAAAAACAT ACTAGTCTGGAAATGAGAATTGCACAATTGCAAAGTGAGAATAATTCCTTACTTCAAAAAGAG GCTGGATTGGTGGAAAAAACTAATCAGTTGCTGAATGAAAAGGTAGTTTTGAGCCTGAAAGCT GAGagtttagagagaaaaataaatcttCTGGAGAATGAGTTGAGTTCTTTTAGTGAGAAAGAG GTTGGACTTGAAACAAGAATTGCACAATTGCAGAGTGAGAATAATTCCTTACTTCAAAAAGAG GCTACATTGGTGGAAAGAACCAATCAATTGCTGAATGAAAAGGCAGTTTTGAGCCTGAAAGGG GAGAgtttagaacaaaaaatatatcttctgGAAAGcgatttgaattctttagtcAAGAAGGAG AATTCAACTAAAGAAACTATTTCAAACCTGAATGGAAACATTGCTGTGCTACAAGCGCAG GTGGAAGAATTGGAGGAGTCCAGGAATAatctttttctagaaaaccAGCAATTGAGGGAAAAAGTGTCGAGTCTTCAGTCAACGGTCCAAAATCATGAAAACAGTAACACTTCTTCCTGCTCATGGGATGCATCTGTAAAG GATCTTGCTTCTGAAAACGAGGACTTGAAGTCTGAAATTGAAGCAGCCTTTACGTTGGTGGAGAAATTGATGGCTGAAAATGCAGAACTTGTTGAGAAG GTCACCGAGTTATGTGTTGAGCTGGATCACCGAAGTGCAGAAGTCGGACATTCTGGAGTCACTGAATCCAATGGGATGACTGAATTTGTTAAACCTACTGGTGTTGCCATTCCTCTACCAGAATCTGCTGAGTATGCGTCTGTATCATCCCCCAAGTTGAATTCATTGGAAGAGACTTCAGTGAAGGATAATGGTAACTCTAATGATGCTAAGCATGTTGTTGGGGTAACGTCAAACTCGTCGTTGGTATCGGCTGATGATGCTGGAGAAATCGTGCAAATTCCATTGGATGATAATGAAATACAAGATATAGAGTTGCAGGATGCTAAGAATGTGGAAAATGATGCTGATGCTGTGCCAATCACAGATGCTCCCCTTATCGGTGCTCCATTTCGTTTGATATCATTTGTTGCTAATTTTGTTAGTGGTGCTGACTTGGTTAACCAAAGCTCTTCAAACACTGCTCGTTGA
- the LOC114394722 gene encoding COP1-interactive protein 1-like isoform X8, with amino-acid sequence MEDDKRRRKNKKKKNKQNKNVENGVGETANRDQNLLSNGKDEHTNLSKTANEQSSNVDLNGVGETLSRDHNLVNNGKDEPANLSGVADEQCMDADRNGVVETPNSDQNLVKSGKDENIPSLEFADGQSTNMDSNGHPPNGKECAISEETIRKLKEENDIHIQKETLSKETIRKLKAENDMHIQKEAIMEETIRKLTEQNDMHMQKEIASEETIRKLKEKHDMDVQKEAISEDTIRNLKEKNDVHVQKETLSQETIKKLKEENEVHIQEEAISKETIKKLKEENDKLLQKVVSLEEVINNLQTDNELQTQKHTSLEMRIAQLQSENNSLLQKEAGLVEKTNQLLNEKVVLSLKAESLERKINLLENELSSFSEKEVGLETRIAQLQSENNSLLQKEATLVERTNQLLNEKAVLSLKGESLEQKIYLLESDLNSLVKKENSTKETISNLNGNIAVLQAQDLASENEDLKSEIEAAFTLVEKLMAENAELVEKVTELCVELDHRSAEVGHSGVTESNGMTEFVKPTGVAIPLPESAEYASVSSPKLNSLEETSVKDNGNSNDAKHVVGVTSNSSLVSADDAGEIVQIPLDDNEIQDIELQDAKNVENDADAVPITDAPLIGAPFRLISFVANFVSGADLVNQSSSNTAR; translated from the exons ATGGAGGATGacaagaggaggaggaagaacaagaagaagaagaacaagcaGAACAAGAATGTGGAAAATGGGGTGGGAGAAACTGCTAATAGGGATCAGAATCTGCTGAGTAATGGAAAGGATGAGCATACTAATCTTTCCAAGACTGCAAATGAGCAAAGCTCGAATGTCGATTTGAATGGGGTTGGAGAGACATTAAGTAGGGATCACAATCTGGTAAATAATGGTAAGGATGAACCTGCTAATCTTTCAGGAGTCGCTGATGAGCAATGCATGGATGCAGATCGGAATGGGGTTGTTGAAACCCCCAATAGTGATCAAAATCTGGTGAAAAGTGGAAAGGATGAGAATATTCCATCATTAGAGTTTGCAGATGGGCAAAGTACTAATAtggattcaaatggtcatccgcCAAATGGTAAAGAATGT GCTATATCAGAAGAGACAATCAGgaaattaaaagaagagaatGATATACATATTCAGAAAGAG ACTTTATCAAAAGAGACAATCAGGAAATTAAAGGCAGAAAATGATATGCACATTCAGAAGGAG GCCATAATGGAAGAGACAATCAGAAAATTGACAGAACAAAATGACATGCATATGCAGAAAGag ATTGCATCAGAAGAGACTAtcagaaaattaaaagaaaaacatgatatGGATGTTCAGAAAGAG GCCATATCAGAAGATACAATtagaaatttgaaagaaaaaaatgatgtgcACGTGCAGAAAGAG ACCCTATCACAggagacaataaaaaaattgaaagaagaaaatgaagtgcACATTCAGGAAGAG GCCATATCAAAGGAGACAATTAAAAAActcaaagaagaaaatgataaactaCTTCAGAAAGTG GTTTCCTTGGAAGAGGTCATCAATAATTTACAAACTGATAATGAATTGCAGACACAAAAACAT ACTAGTCTGGAAATGAGAATTGCACAATTGCAAAGTGAGAATAATTCCTTACTTCAAAAAGAG GCTGGATTGGTGGAAAAAACTAATCAGTTGCTGAATGAAAAGGTAGTTTTGAGCCTGAAAGCT GAGagtttagagagaaaaataaatcttCTGGAGAATGAGTTGAGTTCTTTTAGTGAGAAAGAG GTTGGACTTGAAACAAGAATTGCACAATTGCAGAGTGAGAATAATTCCTTACTTCAAAAAGAG GCTACATTGGTGGAAAGAACCAATCAATTGCTGAATGAAAAGGCAGTTTTGAGCCTGAAAGGG GAGAgtttagaacaaaaaatatatcttctgGAAAGcgatttgaattctttagtcAAGAAGGAG AATTCAACTAAAGAAACTATTTCAAACCTGAATGGAAACATTGCTGTGCTACAAGCGCAG GATCTTGCTTCTGAAAACGAGGACTTGAAGTCTGAAATTGAAGCAGCCTTTACGTTGGTGGAGAAATTGATGGCTGAAAATGCAGAACTTGTTGAGAAG GTCACCGAGTTATGTGTTGAGCTGGATCACCGAAGTGCAGAAGTCGGACATTCTGGAGTCACTGAATCCAATGGGATGACTGAATTTGTTAAACCTACTGGTGTTGCCATTCCTCTACCAGAATCTGCTGAGTATGCGTCTGTATCATCCCCCAAGTTGAATTCATTGGAAGAGACTTCAGTGAAGGATAATGGTAACTCTAATGATGCTAAGCATGTTGTTGGGGTAACGTCAAACTCGTCGTTGGTATCGGCTGATGATGCTGGAGAAATCGTGCAAATTCCATTGGATGATAATGAAATACAAGATATAGAGTTGCAGGATGCTAAGAATGTGGAAAATGATGCTGATGCTGTGCCAATCACAGATGCTCCCCTTATCGGTGCTCCATTTCGTTTGATATCATTTGTTGCTAATTTTGTTAGTGGTGCTGACTTGGTTAACCAAAGCTCTTCAAACACTGCTCGTTGA